CACGACGCCGGTGGTGCGACCATGAGCACCGTGCTCGACTGGCGACTCCTCTCCGAGGTCTTCATCACCCTGTTCGTCATCATGGACCCGCCCGGGACGGTGCCGATCTTCCTCGGCCTGACCGGGGCGATGACCCGGCAGCAGCGCAACCGCGCCGCCCGGCAGGCGATCCTCGTGGCGTTCGGCGTCATCCTGGTGTTCGCGGTCTTCGGGCAGAGCCTGCTGTCGTACATGCACATCTCGCTGCCCGCCCTGCAGGCGTCCGGCGGCCTGCTGCTGCTCCTCGTCGCGATGGAGCTGCTGACCGGCAAGGCCGAGGAGCCGCAGCCCTCCGGCAACTCCAAGGTGAACGTCGCGCTGGTCCCGCTGGGCACCCCGCTGCTCGCCGGCCCCGGCGCCATCGTCGCGGTGATGGTGTTCGTCCAGCAGTCCGACGGGACGCTCGCCGACTGGCTCGCGATCGCGCTCGGCATCGTGCTGGTGCACGTCTGCCTGTGGCTGGCCATGCGGTTCGCCGGGTTCATCCACCGGCTGCTGGGGGACTCCGGGACCACGCTCGTGACGCGCATCGCGGGACTGCTGCTGGCCGCCATCGCCGTGCAGCTCGTCGCCGACGCGGTCGTGGCGTTCGTCCAGGCCGCCTGACCCGCAGCCCGGTGCCGCCGTGGCGCCGGGGCGCGCGCCGTACGAGGATCGGCGCGTGACCACCTCCACCACGACCCTGCGGGGCCGGCTCGGCGACGAGCTGTTCGCCCGCGTCGCCGGCCCGCGCGGGGCCCAGGTCCGCGAGCGGATCCACGCGACGCCCGGGCCGCGGTGGTTCGGTCCCGACGACGCGATCCGGCGGGTGCACGCCGACGCGTCGATGTTCGTCGGCGGGCTGACGGCCCTGCTCCTGCAGTCCTGGCACCCGCTGGCGATGGCGGCGGTCGCCGCGCACTCCGGGTACCGGTCCGACCCGTGGGGGCGGCTGCAGCGCACCAGCACCTTCCTGGCCGTGACGACGTTCGGCACCGCCGAGCACGCGCAGCAGGCCGTCGACACCGTCCGCGGCATCCACGACCGCGTCACCGGCACGACGCCCGACGGCCTGCCGTACGCCGCCTCGGACCCGCACCTGCTGCGGTGGGTGCACGTCACCGAGGCCCACGCGTTCCTCACGGCGCACCAGCGGTACGGCGCCCGGCCGCTCGACGCCGCCGGCTGCGACGCGTACGTGGCGCAGGGCGCCCGGGTCGCGCGGGCGCTCGGGGCCACCGACGTGCCCGACACCGTGGCGGGCCTGCGCGCGACGCTCGACGCGTACGTGCCCGAGCTGCGCGGCACGCCCGAGGCGCGGGAGGCCGCGGAGTTCCTGCTCGCGCGGCCGCCGGTCCCCGCCGCCGCGCTCCCGCCGTACCGGGTGCTCTCCGCCGCGGCGATCGGGCTGCTGCCCCGCGCCGCGCGCGCACCGCTCGGCCTGCCCGACCGCGCGTGGCTCGACGCGACGCTCGCCGACGCGGGCGGCCGTCTCGTCACCCGGCTCGTGCGGTGGGCGCTCGCGACGACACCGCCGCCGCCGACGGCCGACGCCGCGCGCTGAGCGGGCGCCACGACGACACGAGGGCGCCCCGCCGTGCCGGCGGGGCGCCCTCGTGCGTGCGGGCCTCGGCCCTCGTGCGTGTGCGGGCGTCAGCCCTCGGCCGGGGCCGCGGCCCCCTGCTCGCCCGCCGGGCGGCCACCGCGGGTGCGGCGGCGGTTGCGCCGGCGCCGGGGCGCGGTGCCCTCCTCGCCGTGCCCCTCCGGGCGGTCGCCGGCCGGGCGCTCGCCCGCACCGGTCGCCTCGGCGGCGGCGCCCTCCGGGGCCCGCTCGTCCGAGCCGTGCCGGCGGGTGCGCTGCCGCCCGCCGTCCCGGCCGCTCTCGCGCCGGCCGTCGCGGGCGCCGTCACGGCCGCCGTCGCGACCCCGGCCGCCGGCGTCGCCGCGGCCGGAGGTGTGGCGCTTGCCGGTCTCGCCCAGGTCCTCGAGCACCTCGGCGTCGAGGCCCTCGCGGGTCCGCTTCGAGCGCGGCAGGCGACCGGTCGTGCCCTCGGGGATGCCGAGGTCGGTGTACAGGTGCGGCGAGCTGGAGTACGTCTCCTGCGGCTCCGGGAAGCCGAGCTCCAGCGCCTTGTCGATGAGCGACCAGCGCGGCAGGTCGTCCCAGTCGACGAACGTCACCGCGGTGCCCTTGTGCCCGGCGCGGCCGGTGCGGCCGGTGCGGTGCAGGTAGGTCTTCTCGTCCTCGGGGCACTGGTAGTTGACGACGTGCGTCACGTCGTCCACGTCGATGCCGCGCGCCGCGACGTCCGTGGCGACCAGCACGTCGACCTTGCCGTTGCGGAACGCCCGCAGCGCCTGCTCGCGGGCGCCCTGCCCGAGGTCGCCGTGCAGCGCCCCGGCGGCGAACCCGCGCTCGATCAGCTCGTCGGCGACCTTCGCGGCCGTGCGCTTGGTGCGCGCGAACACGATGGTCAGCCCGCGGCCCTCGGCCTGGAGCAGCCGCGCC
This is a stretch of genomic DNA from Cellulomonas sp. ES6. It encodes these proteins:
- a CDS encoding DEAD/DEAH box helicase, with protein sequence MDTRTAASVQAQDVTFADFDVRPEIVAALADAGITAPFPIQAMTLPVALSGHDIIGQAKTGTGKTLGFGVPLLHRVVAPGEEGFDTLPAPGKPQALVVVPTRELAVQVAGDLETASKRRSVRIALLYGGRAYEPQIEMLQRGVEVVVGTPGRMIDLMNQGHLDLTRVRCVVLDEADEMLDLGFLPDVEKLLARTPASRHTMLFSATMPGAVVAMARRYMTQPTHIRASEPDDVGKTVKNIKQVVYRAHALDKVEVLARLLQAEGRGLTIVFARTKRTAAKVADELIERGFAAGALHGDLGQGAREQALRAFRNGKVDVLVATDVAARGIDVDDVTHVVNYQCPEDEKTYLHRTGRTGRAGHKGTAVTFVDWDDLPRWSLIDKALELGFPEPQETYSSSPHLYTDLGIPEGTTGRLPRSKRTREGLDAEVLEDLGETGKRHTSGRGDAGGRGRDGGRDGARDGRRESGRDGGRQRTRRHGSDERAPEGAAAEATGAGERPAGDRPEGHGEEGTAPRRRRNRRRTRGGRPAGEQGAAAPAEG
- a CDS encoding oxygenase MpaB family protein, with protein sequence MTTSTTTLRGRLGDELFARVAGPRGAQVRERIHATPGPRWFGPDDAIRRVHADASMFVGGLTALLLQSWHPLAMAAVAAHSGYRSDPWGRLQRTSTFLAVTTFGTAEHAQQAVDTVRGIHDRVTGTTPDGLPYAASDPHLLRWVHVTEAHAFLTAHQRYGARPLDAAGCDAYVAQGARVARALGATDVPDTVAGLRATLDAYVPELRGTPEAREAAEFLLARPPVPAAALPPYRVLSAAAIGLLPRAARAPLGLPDRAWLDATLADAGGRLVTRLVRWALATTPPPPTADAAR
- a CDS encoding MarC family protein, coding for MSTVLDWRLLSEVFITLFVIMDPPGTVPIFLGLTGAMTRQQRNRAARQAILVAFGVILVFAVFGQSLLSYMHISLPALQASGGLLLLLVAMELLTGKAEEPQPSGNSKVNVALVPLGTPLLAGPGAIVAVMVFVQQSDGTLADWLAIALGIVLVHVCLWLAMRFAGFIHRLLGDSGTTLVTRIAGLLLAAIAVQLVADAVVAFVQAA